A stretch of Hippoglossus hippoglossus isolate fHipHip1 chromosome 20, fHipHip1.pri, whole genome shotgun sequence DNA encodes these proteins:
- the tfr1b gene encoding transferrin receptor 1b, with translation MDRVRSTFNSLIKSERYSRFTLQPAEDGERHVEVKLSDGDADDTTEVTTEVAGQAGGSPSFRPAPPRQSRRHIYFLALATLLIFVTGYLIGYISHRKAEPLNTEPETAGGPVPPTPPRFVPAPDLPLQWTDINRLLTQKLTSQAFDKTLRDFDLPSRSAGSVEDANLAIRIFDEFKQLKMDPWTDTHYVQLQTPDSTRPNRVLFGSDVFEPAGYLAYSKTGKVQGKLVYGNYGRQEDLDVLQKKSIELKDSVLLLRRGKITFAEQVDNAARKGASAVLIYPDTQGYNYQGDTDLYGHVHLGSGDPYTPGFPSFNHTQFSPTQSSGLPKIPAQTITAKMSTTLLQNIGGPESDASSGFKGAFDSVSYRLGGVENVTVEVNNVLVNTKIRNVFGVIKGFIDPDRYVVLGAQRDAWGKGYARAAVGTSVLMELAKAVKDMVENERFRPRRSIVFASWSAGEYGNVGATEWLEGYMSSIDKSVFTYISLDGIVMGRGSFTASASPLLHTLIENTMKRVKSPISSGTVYDMMGQSNWEKNTLKPLSVDDPAYTFVAFSGIPAVSFHFISPNTESYSYYGTNLDNMDHLNYQTNHHTSEMTAAAAQFAGLMALRLVHDHLLSLDVTRYTNVVNTASIRVYKRINQLLQSGQLKGVSPAWLSGARGSFNRATESIGRTIVNSDLENQKSCRTINDRIMRVERNLLSPYVSPTETPFRHLLLGRGPHTLASISETTDMEQLRIQLALATWNLQGCAHAMVNDIWSIHDEI, from the exons aTGGATCGAGTGAGGTCCACCTTTAACAGCCTG atTAAAAGCGAGCGCTACAGCAGGTTCACCCTGCAGCCGGCGGAGGACGGAGAAAGACACGTCGAGGTGAAACTGTCCGACGGCGACGCAGATGACACCACGGAGGTCACCACGGAGGTCGCGGGCCAGGCGGGCGGCTCTCCGAGCTTTAGGCCGGCGCCACCACGTCAGAGCCGGCGTCATATTTACTTCCTGGCCCTGGCAACCCTGCTGATATTTGTAACTG GTTACTTGATTGGTTACATCAGCCACCGTAAAGCGGAGCCCCTGAACACGGAGCCGGAGACCGCAGGGGGTCCAGTACCACCGACACCGCCCCGTTTTGTACCAGCTCCTGATTTGCCGCTGCAGTGGACGGACATCAACCGACTTCTGACGCAGAAACTCACCAGCCAGGCCTTTGACAAGACTCTGAG GGACTTTGATTTGCCCAGTCGTTCGGCAGGAAGTGTGGAGGATGCAAATCTGGCAATCCGCATCTTTGATGAATTCAAGCAGCTGAAAATGGACCCGTGGACGGACACCCACTACGTCCAGCTGCAGACACCAGACAG CACACGTCCAAACCGTGTCCTTTTTGGGTCGGATGTCTTTGAACCTGCGGGGTATCTGGCCTACAGCAAGACTGGGAAAGTTCAG GGTAAACTGGTTTATGGAAACTACGGTCGTCAGGAAGACCTGGATGTTCTGCAGAAGAAGAGCATTGAGCTGAAAGACAGCGTTCTGCTGCTCCGCAGAGGAAAGATCACGTTTGCAGAGCAG GTGGATAATGCTGCAAGAAAAGGAGCCTCTGCTGTTCTAATCTACCCCGACACTCAAGGTTACAATTATCAAGGGGACACGGATCTATATGGACAC GTCCATCTAGGTTCAGGCGACCCGTACACGCCGGGATTCCCCTCCTTCAACCACACCCAGTTCTCCCCGACTCAGTCGTCTGGCCTCCCCAAGATCCCAGCCCAGACCATCACCGCCAAAATGTCCACTACGCTTCTACA GAATATCGGCGGCCCTGAGTCGGATGCGAGCAGCGGTTTTAAAGGCGCCTTCGACTCTGTGTCTTACAGACTGGGAGGCGTCGAGAACGTCACTGTAGAAGTGAACAACGTGCTGGTCAACACGAAGATCCGCAACGTGTTCGGAGTCATCAAAGGATTCATCGATCCTG ATCGCTACGTGGTCCTGGGAGCTCAGAGAGACGCCTGGGGTAAAGGCTACGCCAGAGCCGCTGTCGGCACGTCTGTACTGATGGAGCTGGCCAAGGCTGTGAAAGATATGGTGGAAAACG AAAGATTCAGGCCGAGGAGAAGCATCGTGTTTGCAAGTTGGAGCGCTGGAGAGTATGGAAATGTTGGTGCCACCGAGTGGTTGGAG ggTTATATGTCCTCGATTGACAAAAGTGTTTTCACCTACATTAGCCTGGATGGAATAGTTATGG GTCGAGGCAGCTTCACGGCCTCAGCTAGTCCGCTGCTCCACACCCTCATTGAGAACACGATGAAAAGG GTGAAGAGTCCAATCAGCTCTGGAACCGTGTACGACATGATGGGACAAAGCAACTGGGAGAAAAATAC ACTAAAGCCGCTGTCAGTGGACGACCCCGCCTATACCTTCGTGGCTTTCTCTGGAATTCCTGCCGTGTCTTTCCACTTCATCTCTCCCAAT ACTGAGTCCTACTCTTACTACGGCACCAACCTGGACAACATGGATCACCTCAACTACCAAACCAACCACCACACCAGTGAGATGACAGCGGCGGCGGCCCAGTTCGCCGGCCTCATGGCCTTGCGACTGGTCCATGACCACCTGCTCAGTCTGGACGTGACCCGATACACCAACGTGGTCAATACGGCTTCGATTCGGGTCTACAAACGCATCAACCAGCTCCTACAG tCCGGTCAGCTGAAGGGCGTGAGCCCCGCCTGGCTGAGCGGCGCACGAGGCTCCTTTAACAGGGCCACAGAGAGCATCGGCAGGACCATTGTCAACAGTGACCTAGAAAACCAGAAGAGCTGTCGGACCATCAACGACAGGATCATGAGG GTTGAGCGAAACCTCCTCTCTCCGTACGTGTCGCCTACTGAGACTCCCTTCCGTCACCTCCTGCTGGGCCGCGGCCCCCACACGCTGGCGTCCATCAGTGAGACCACGGACATGGAGCAGCTCCGCATCCAGCTGGCCCTCGCCACCTGGAACCTGCAGGGGTGTGCTCACGCCATGGTGAATGACATCTGGAGCATCCATGACGAGATCTGA
- the tnk2a gene encoding activated CDC42 kinase 1 isoform X2, which translates to MQSDEGTEWLLELLTDVQLQQYFLRIRDELNVTRLSHFDYVKSEDLEKIGMGRPGQRRLWEAVKRRRALYKRKSWMSKVFPVKRSDADPQQPVPQGASSSQAPAASEPTASLTCLIRETELQLFERLGDGTFGVVRRGEWTGPNGRVLSVAVKCLKAGVLDSDGLDDFIREVNAMHSLSHQNLIRLYGIVLTQPMKMVAELAPLGSLLDRLRKRQGHILILSLCNYAVQVACGMAYLEQRRFLHRDLAARNVLLSTNDTVKIGDFGLMRALPTHTDHYIMEEGHKVPFPWCAPESLKSRSFSHASDTWMFAVTLWEMFTHGQEPWVGLNGSQILHKVDVEAERLNKPEDCPLDVYNVMLQCWSPKPEDRPTFIALRDFLLETMPTDMRALQDFEDEDKLQIQMNDVITIIEGRAEHYWWRGQNRRTLRFGQFPRHVVTAVAGLSAHDISRPLKHSFIHTGHGDTDPHRSWGHADRIDSLYLGNPMDPPDVLGMEAGIARPTKLPNRAKKQPPPRPPQPAVLLKKPFYDSVMDDYDDDDDTSTSSGLKRLGVSLGLKLRPWEGSLVRSAKSEVSLIDFDDDSFSSTTPSPLTETQQPDEDTLKDTPSILDWPLPQPAYDEVSTELEDQSEDQEVKSINKGLGEEATAGLTVVGRSESQSADLFQELQREVMVKLQVPMATGRSLPSSPLPMPLAPLGPHRQILLPPPSPSTFASCFEDRPVLPPRSPVPPLRPSKHNLSARPTQPQVRSSSISLGDEEDTPPQIPPRDHAFSQPGSRSSSPLPPAPPPSASPMALPPPPLFVSPRRTSGLLGPLLSSNSSSSSSSSAPSQATSHPSRLAAPSASSSYSSSPLLDPLSFREGRGLSSLIDSSPSSAPAPLPERPAFLERYGAANMVAVKPMMQKQQQQPGGAKPNSSYNNNNGRTAAPSMQQEQSITQVQAAVHGVTLEECQSALQAHNWRIPQAISHLKVEQLFRLGLRSRAECEELLQLRQWNLEQASTVLLETFGPHLNRK; encoded by the exons atgcagAGCGACGAGGGAACCGAgtggctgctggagctgctgacagacgtgcagctgcagcagtacTTCCTGCGGATCCGCGATGAGCTCAACGTCACTCGACTTTCCCACTTCGACTACGTCAAGAGCGAAGACTTGGAGAAGATCGGCATGGGGCGCCCCG GTCAGAGGAGGCTGTGGGAGGCCGTCAAGAGGAGGCGAGCTCTTTATAAACGAAAGTCCTGGATGAGCAAG GTATTTCCAGTGAAACGCTCTGACGCCGACCCCCAGCAGCCCGTCCCCCAGGGGGCGTCGTCCAGCCAGGCGCCTGCCGCCAGCGAGCCGACCGCCTCCCTCACCTGCCTGATCAGGGAGACGGAGCTGCAGCTGTTCGAGAGGCTCGGAGACGGCACGTTCGGAGTGGTGCGGAGAGGAGAGTGGACCGGTCCCAACGGCAGAgtg TTGTCGGTGGCGGTgaagtgtctgaaagcaggCGTGTTAGACTCAGACGGGCTGGACGACTTCATCAGGGAGGTGAACGCCATGCACTCACTGAGCCACCAGAACCTCATCCGGCTGTACGGCATCGTCCTCACACAGCCCATGAAgatg gtggCTGAGCTGGCTCCTCTGGGCTCCCTGTTGGATCGTCTCAGGAAGCGTCAGGGTCACATCCTCATCTTGTCCCTCTGTAACTACGCTGTACAG gtggcgTGTGGCATGGCCTACCTGGAGCAGAGGCGTTTCCTCCACAGGGACCTCGCCGCCCGCAACGTTCTGCTCTCCACCAACGACACGGTGAAGATCGGAGACTTTGGCCTGATGAGGGCGCTGCCGACACACACCGACCATTATATCATGGAGGAGGGTCACAAAGTCCCCTTCCCTTG GTGCGCTCCGGAATCTCTGAAGTCTCGTTCTTTCTCTCATGCGTCTGACACTTGGATGTTTGCAGTCACTCTGTGGGAGATGTTCACCCACGGACAGGAGCCGTGGGTGGGCCTTAACGGGAGTCAG atcCTGCACAAGGTGGACGTGGAGGCCGAGAGGTTAAATAAACCAGAGGACTGTCCTCTGGACGTTTACAACGTCATGCTGCAGTGCTGGAGCCCCAAACCTGAGGACAGACCAACCTTCATCGCCCTCAGAGACTTTCTGCTCGAG ACGATGCCCACGGACATGAGAGCCCTGCAGGACTTTGAGGACGAAGACAAGCTCCAGATCCAGATGAACGACGTGATCACCATCATAGAGGGAAG ggcgGAGCATTACTGGTGGCGAGGTCAGAATAGGCGGACGCTGCGTTTCGGTCAGTTCCCTCGCCACGTGGTGACGGCGGTCGCCGGTCTGTCGGCCCACGACATCAGCCGACCGCTCAAACACTCCTTCATCCACACGGGGCACGGAGACACGGACCCCCACAGGAGCTGGGGACATGCAGACCGCATAGACAG TCTGTATTTGGGGAACCCCATGGACCCCCCTGATGTCCTGGGAATGGAGGCCGGCATCGCCAGACCGACCAAACTCCCCAACCGGGCCAAGA AGCAACCTCCCCCTCGTCCACCTCAGCCTGCTGTTCTGCTGAAGA AGCCGTTCTACGACTCGGTCATGGACGATTACGACGATGACGACGACACCAGCACCTCGTCGGGCCTGAAGAGGCTCGGAGTGTCTCTGGGTCTGAAGCTGCGCCCGTGGGAGGGGTCCCTGGTGCGCTCGGCCAAGAGCGAGGTGTCGCTCATCGACTTCGACGACGACAGCTTCAGCTCGACCACGCCGTCGCCGCTCACCGAGACACAGCAGCCGGACGAGGACACACTGAAG GACACTCCCTCCATCCTGGACTGGCCTCTCCCTCAGCCGGCTTACGACGAGGTCTCCACGGAGCTGGAGGACCAATCGGAGGACCAGGAGGTGAAGTCTATCAACAAGGGGCTGGGTGAGGAGGCCACGGCCGGCCTCACCGTAGTGGGCCGGAGCGAGTCGCAGTCAGCTGACCTCTTCCAGGAACTACagagagag GTGATGGTGAAACTGCAGGTTCCCATGGCAACAGGCcgctccctcccctcctcccctctcccgATGCCCCTGGCTCCGTTGGGCCCCCACCGACagatcctcctccctcctccctccccctccacctttGCCTCCTGCTTCGAGGACCGGCCGGTGCTCCCTCCTCGCAGCCCCGTCCCCCCGCTGCGTCCCTCCAAACACAACCTCTCCGCCCGCCCCACCCAGCCGCAGGTCCGCTCCAGCTCCATATCTCTGGGGGACGAGGAGGACACGCCGCCCCAGATCCCACCAAGAGACCACGCCTTTTCTCAGCCGGGCTcccgctcctcctctcccctcccaccAGCACCGCCGCCCTCCGCCTCGCCCATGGctcttccccctccccccctcttcGTCTCTCCACGCCGGACATCAGGACTCCTGGGTCCCCTTCTGTCCTCAaattcctcatcctcctcctcctcctctgcaccgtCTCAAGCCACATCCCATCCCTCACGCCTCGCAGCTCCCAGCGcctcctcctcttactcctCCAGTCCTCTGCTGGATCCTCTCTCCTTCCGTGAGGGACGCGGCCTGTCCTCGTTGATTGACAGCTCCCCGAGCTCTGCTCCCGCCCCGCTGCCGGAGAGACCAGCTTTTCTGGAAAG ATACGGAGCAGCCAACATGGTGGCAGTCAAACCCATgatgcagaagcagcagcagcagccgggcGGAGCCAAACCTAATTCCTcttataacaacaacaacggGCGGACCGCAGCTCCCAGCATGCAACAGGAGCAGAGCATCACACAG gtgcaGGCAGCGGTGCATGGTGTCACACTGGAGGAGTGTCAGTCCGCTCTGCAGGCTCACAACTGGAGGATCCCCCAGGCCATCAGCCACTTGAAG GTGGAGCAGTTGTTTCGCTTGGGGCTGCGGTCGAGAGCCGAGTGCGAGGAGCTTCTGCAGCTCCGCCAGTGGAACCTGGAACAGGCCAGCACGGTGTTGTTAGAGACATTCGGACCCCATCTAAACAG GAAGTGA
- the tnk2a gene encoding activated CDC42 kinase 1 isoform X1, which translates to MGESYVYQRLPFARGEEEGEDEDEEERRIRESVGGQMMQSDEGTEWLLELLTDVQLQQYFLRIRDELNVTRLSHFDYVKSEDLEKIGMGRPGQRRLWEAVKRRRALYKRKSWMSKVFPVKRSDADPQQPVPQGASSSQAPAASEPTASLTCLIRETELQLFERLGDGTFGVVRRGEWTGPNGRVLSVAVKCLKAGVLDSDGLDDFIREVNAMHSLSHQNLIRLYGIVLTQPMKMVAELAPLGSLLDRLRKRQGHILILSLCNYAVQVACGMAYLEQRRFLHRDLAARNVLLSTNDTVKIGDFGLMRALPTHTDHYIMEEGHKVPFPWCAPESLKSRSFSHASDTWMFAVTLWEMFTHGQEPWVGLNGSQILHKVDVEAERLNKPEDCPLDVYNVMLQCWSPKPEDRPTFIALRDFLLETMPTDMRALQDFEDEDKLQIQMNDVITIIEGRAEHYWWRGQNRRTLRFGQFPRHVVTAVAGLSAHDISRPLKHSFIHTGHGDTDPHRSWGHADRIDSLYLGNPMDPPDVLGMEAGIARPTKLPNRAKKQPPPRPPQPAVLLKKPFYDSVMDDYDDDDDTSTSSGLKRLGVSLGLKLRPWEGSLVRSAKSEVSLIDFDDDSFSSTTPSPLTETQQPDEDTLKDTPSILDWPLPQPAYDEVSTELEDQSEDQEVKSINKGLGEEATAGLTVVGRSESQSADLFQELQREVMVKLQVPMATGRSLPSSPLPMPLAPLGPHRQILLPPPSPSTFASCFEDRPVLPPRSPVPPLRPSKHNLSARPTQPQVRSSSISLGDEEDTPPQIPPRDHAFSQPGSRSSSPLPPAPPPSASPMALPPPPLFVSPRRTSGLLGPLLSSNSSSSSSSSAPSQATSHPSRLAAPSASSSYSSSPLLDPLSFREGRGLSSLIDSSPSSAPAPLPERPAFLERYGAANMVAVKPMMQKQQQQPGGAKPNSSYNNNNGRTAAPSMQQEQSITQVQAAVHGVTLEECQSALQAHNWRIPQAISHLKVEQLFRLGLRSRAECEELLQLRQWNLEQASTVLLETFGPHLNRK; encoded by the exons ATGGGGGAGAGCTACGTGTACCAGCGACTCCCCTTcgccagaggagaggaggagggggaggatgaggacgaagaggagaggaggatccGGGAAAGTGTCGGGGGGCAAATG atgcagAGCGACGAGGGAACCGAgtggctgctggagctgctgacagacgtgcagctgcagcagtacTTCCTGCGGATCCGCGATGAGCTCAACGTCACTCGACTTTCCCACTTCGACTACGTCAAGAGCGAAGACTTGGAGAAGATCGGCATGGGGCGCCCCG GTCAGAGGAGGCTGTGGGAGGCCGTCAAGAGGAGGCGAGCTCTTTATAAACGAAAGTCCTGGATGAGCAAG GTATTTCCAGTGAAACGCTCTGACGCCGACCCCCAGCAGCCCGTCCCCCAGGGGGCGTCGTCCAGCCAGGCGCCTGCCGCCAGCGAGCCGACCGCCTCCCTCACCTGCCTGATCAGGGAGACGGAGCTGCAGCTGTTCGAGAGGCTCGGAGACGGCACGTTCGGAGTGGTGCGGAGAGGAGAGTGGACCGGTCCCAACGGCAGAgtg TTGTCGGTGGCGGTgaagtgtctgaaagcaggCGTGTTAGACTCAGACGGGCTGGACGACTTCATCAGGGAGGTGAACGCCATGCACTCACTGAGCCACCAGAACCTCATCCGGCTGTACGGCATCGTCCTCACACAGCCCATGAAgatg gtggCTGAGCTGGCTCCTCTGGGCTCCCTGTTGGATCGTCTCAGGAAGCGTCAGGGTCACATCCTCATCTTGTCCCTCTGTAACTACGCTGTACAG gtggcgTGTGGCATGGCCTACCTGGAGCAGAGGCGTTTCCTCCACAGGGACCTCGCCGCCCGCAACGTTCTGCTCTCCACCAACGACACGGTGAAGATCGGAGACTTTGGCCTGATGAGGGCGCTGCCGACACACACCGACCATTATATCATGGAGGAGGGTCACAAAGTCCCCTTCCCTTG GTGCGCTCCGGAATCTCTGAAGTCTCGTTCTTTCTCTCATGCGTCTGACACTTGGATGTTTGCAGTCACTCTGTGGGAGATGTTCACCCACGGACAGGAGCCGTGGGTGGGCCTTAACGGGAGTCAG atcCTGCACAAGGTGGACGTGGAGGCCGAGAGGTTAAATAAACCAGAGGACTGTCCTCTGGACGTTTACAACGTCATGCTGCAGTGCTGGAGCCCCAAACCTGAGGACAGACCAACCTTCATCGCCCTCAGAGACTTTCTGCTCGAG ACGATGCCCACGGACATGAGAGCCCTGCAGGACTTTGAGGACGAAGACAAGCTCCAGATCCAGATGAACGACGTGATCACCATCATAGAGGGAAG ggcgGAGCATTACTGGTGGCGAGGTCAGAATAGGCGGACGCTGCGTTTCGGTCAGTTCCCTCGCCACGTGGTGACGGCGGTCGCCGGTCTGTCGGCCCACGACATCAGCCGACCGCTCAAACACTCCTTCATCCACACGGGGCACGGAGACACGGACCCCCACAGGAGCTGGGGACATGCAGACCGCATAGACAG TCTGTATTTGGGGAACCCCATGGACCCCCCTGATGTCCTGGGAATGGAGGCCGGCATCGCCAGACCGACCAAACTCCCCAACCGGGCCAAGA AGCAACCTCCCCCTCGTCCACCTCAGCCTGCTGTTCTGCTGAAGA AGCCGTTCTACGACTCGGTCATGGACGATTACGACGATGACGACGACACCAGCACCTCGTCGGGCCTGAAGAGGCTCGGAGTGTCTCTGGGTCTGAAGCTGCGCCCGTGGGAGGGGTCCCTGGTGCGCTCGGCCAAGAGCGAGGTGTCGCTCATCGACTTCGACGACGACAGCTTCAGCTCGACCACGCCGTCGCCGCTCACCGAGACACAGCAGCCGGACGAGGACACACTGAAG GACACTCCCTCCATCCTGGACTGGCCTCTCCCTCAGCCGGCTTACGACGAGGTCTCCACGGAGCTGGAGGACCAATCGGAGGACCAGGAGGTGAAGTCTATCAACAAGGGGCTGGGTGAGGAGGCCACGGCCGGCCTCACCGTAGTGGGCCGGAGCGAGTCGCAGTCAGCTGACCTCTTCCAGGAACTACagagagag GTGATGGTGAAACTGCAGGTTCCCATGGCAACAGGCcgctccctcccctcctcccctctcccgATGCCCCTGGCTCCGTTGGGCCCCCACCGACagatcctcctccctcctccctccccctccacctttGCCTCCTGCTTCGAGGACCGGCCGGTGCTCCCTCCTCGCAGCCCCGTCCCCCCGCTGCGTCCCTCCAAACACAACCTCTCCGCCCGCCCCACCCAGCCGCAGGTCCGCTCCAGCTCCATATCTCTGGGGGACGAGGAGGACACGCCGCCCCAGATCCCACCAAGAGACCACGCCTTTTCTCAGCCGGGCTcccgctcctcctctcccctcccaccAGCACCGCCGCCCTCCGCCTCGCCCATGGctcttccccctccccccctcttcGTCTCTCCACGCCGGACATCAGGACTCCTGGGTCCCCTTCTGTCCTCAaattcctcatcctcctcctcctcctctgcaccgtCTCAAGCCACATCCCATCCCTCACGCCTCGCAGCTCCCAGCGcctcctcctcttactcctCCAGTCCTCTGCTGGATCCTCTCTCCTTCCGTGAGGGACGCGGCCTGTCCTCGTTGATTGACAGCTCCCCGAGCTCTGCTCCCGCCCCGCTGCCGGAGAGACCAGCTTTTCTGGAAAG ATACGGAGCAGCCAACATGGTGGCAGTCAAACCCATgatgcagaagcagcagcagcagccgggcGGAGCCAAACCTAATTCCTcttataacaacaacaacggGCGGACCGCAGCTCCCAGCATGCAACAGGAGCAGAGCATCACACAG gtgcaGGCAGCGGTGCATGGTGTCACACTGGAGGAGTGTCAGTCCGCTCTGCAGGCTCACAACTGGAGGATCCCCCAGGCCATCAGCCACTTGAAG GTGGAGCAGTTGTTTCGCTTGGGGCTGCGGTCGAGAGCCGAGTGCGAGGAGCTTCTGCAGCTCCGCCAGTGGAACCTGGAACAGGCCAGCACGGTGTTGTTAGAGACATTCGGACCCCATCTAAACAG GAAGTGA